The following are encoded together in the Microbacterium sp. Root553 genome:
- a CDS encoding DUF7882 family protein: MGKFIYEGSVKTEIEDRALTHLQLVITAKLRRAEPFSFSWREDASVGGGRTTVWIHPASSLVFKYFGSRQPSINRGWIEALAFTANAPGGLHMVPEPQDATGVPAGADPADHPHL; the protein is encoded by the coding sequence ATGGGCAAGTTCATCTACGAAGGCAGCGTGAAGACCGAGATCGAGGATCGCGCCCTCACGCACCTGCAACTCGTCATCACCGCGAAGCTGCGCCGCGCCGAGCCGTTCTCCTTCAGCTGGAGAGAGGACGCCAGCGTCGGCGGCGGACGCACGACCGTGTGGATCCATCCGGCGAGCTCGCTCGTGTTCAAGTACTTCGGCAGCCGTCAGCCCTCCATCAACCGGGGGTGGATCGAAGCTCTGGCCTTCACCGCCAACGCCCCGGGCGGCCTGCACATGGTCCCCGAGCCGCAGGACGCCACGGGGGTTCCGGCCGGCGCCGATCCGGCGGATCACCCGCACCTCTGA
- a CDS encoding SDR family oxidoreductase, with translation MADTAPDPRTQHRQEGFPAQQQAQPGLSDETRPGPDHGEQSYVGHGRLEGRRALITGGDSGIGRAVAIAYAREGADVAIVHMPEEQEDADGTVALIRAEGRKALSIAGDLRDEAFATDVVSETRSAFDGLDILVLNAAYQHDIDGFENLQTDRLRRVFETNLFGLLYSARAAYPHLAPGSSIIVTSSVQAFEPSPGLIDYAMTKAAQVAFVKALAEEAGERGIRVNAVAPGPIWTPLIPATGWGAERLNTFGDDTPLGRAGQPAELAGAYVYLASAESSYTSGAVIAVTGGKHL, from the coding sequence ATGGCAGACACCGCGCCCGACCCCCGCACCCAGCATCGCCAGGAGGGCTTCCCCGCCCAGCAGCAGGCTCAGCCGGGACTGTCGGACGAGACGCGCCCCGGACCGGACCACGGCGAACAGTCGTACGTCGGCCACGGACGCCTCGAAGGACGCCGTGCGCTGATCACCGGAGGTGACTCGGGCATCGGACGAGCGGTCGCCATCGCCTACGCCCGGGAGGGCGCCGACGTCGCGATCGTCCACATGCCCGAGGAGCAGGAGGATGCCGACGGCACGGTGGCGCTCATCCGTGCAGAGGGCCGCAAGGCGCTGAGCATCGCGGGCGACCTGCGCGACGAGGCGTTCGCGACGGACGTCGTCTCCGAGACGAGGAGCGCGTTCGACGGCCTGGACATCCTCGTGCTGAACGCCGCCTACCAGCACGACATCGACGGGTTCGAGAACCTGCAGACGGATCGACTCCGCCGGGTGTTCGAGACGAACCTGTTCGGCCTGCTCTACTCGGCACGCGCCGCGTACCCGCATCTCGCTCCGGGGTCGAGCATCATCGTGACCTCGTCCGTGCAGGCGTTCGAGCCGTCTCCCGGCCTGATCGACTACGCCATGACGAAGGCCGCGCAGGTGGCGTTCGTGAAGGCACTGGCCGAGGAGGCGGGGGAGCGCGGCATCCGCGTCAACGCCGTCGCCCCCGGTCCGATCTGGACGCCGTTGATCCCCGCGACCGGCTGGGGCGCGGAGCGCCTGAACACCTTCGGAGACGACACCCCGCTCGGCCGCGCAGGGCAGCCGGCGGAGCTGGCGGGCGCCTACGTCTACCTCGCGTCCGCGGAGTCGTCGTACACCTCCGGTGCGGTGATCGCGGTCACCGGCGGCAAGCACCTGTGA
- a CDS encoding DUF6412 domain-containing protein — MSEWFGQMLGVVAATLGIVAVPDAAALGLAIALVALATLTIVVALSLAPPSASSAPHPLRAIDVSALLAQSDPDAAGHPRPRAPGVAAAV, encoded by the coding sequence ATGAGCGAGTGGTTCGGGCAGATGCTCGGCGTCGTCGCGGCCACCCTCGGGATCGTCGCCGTGCCGGATGCGGCCGCCCTCGGTCTCGCCATCGCCCTCGTCGCCCTCGCGACGCTGACGATCGTCGTCGCGCTGAGCCTGGCGCCGCCGTCCGCGAGCAGCGCACCGCATCCGCTCAGGGCGATCGACGTGTCCGCGCTGCTCGCCCAGAGCGATCCTGATGCCGCCGGTCATCCGCGCCCCCGTGCGCCGGGAGTCGCCGCCGCCGTGTAG
- a CDS encoding YidC/Oxa1 family membrane protein insertase: MDIFAFPPLTLLLDAAYGALAGLSSAVEPVAGASAAALAVVLVTLLVRALLIPVGFSQARAEQTRARLAPRLRELQRRHKKNPERLQKEMLELYRSENTSPFAGMLPVLAQAPVVGILYTLFLRPEIAGHPNDLLTHDLFGAPLGTSLVSAVFSGSASPSTLLVFGALIVVMIGVAEISRRVFRPTPMEGDSPLNSPTMMRVTGALHYLTAVFAAFVPLAAALYLTVTVIWTLVQRVLLRRRYPLPMPASVVA, from the coding sequence ATGGACATCTTCGCCTTCCCTCCACTGACCCTCCTCCTCGACGCCGCATACGGCGCCCTCGCCGGACTCTCCTCCGCCGTCGAGCCCGTTGCCGGAGCATCCGCCGCCGCCCTGGCCGTGGTGCTCGTCACCCTCCTCGTGCGCGCCCTGCTGATTCCCGTGGGGTTCTCCCAGGCCAGAGCCGAGCAGACGAGGGCGCGCCTCGCGCCCCGACTGCGCGAGCTCCAGCGCCGCCACAAGAAGAACCCGGAACGCCTGCAGAAGGAGATGCTCGAGCTGTACCGCTCCGAGAACACGTCGCCCTTCGCGGGCATGCTGCCGGTGCTCGCGCAGGCGCCCGTCGTTGGCATCCTGTACACCCTGTTCCTCCGCCCCGAGATCGCCGGGCACCCGAACGACCTGCTCACGCACGACCTGTTCGGCGCGCCGTTGGGCACCAGTCTCGTCTCGGCGGTCTTCAGCGGCAGCGCGTCACCGAGCACTCTGCTGGTCTTCGGAGCCCTGATCGTCGTGATGATCGGTGTGGCCGAGATCTCGCGCCGTGTCTTCCGCCCCACCCCGATGGAGGGCGATTCGCCGCTGAACTCCCCGACGATGATGCGCGTCACCGGGGCGCTGCACTATCTGACCGCCGTGTTCGCGGCGTTCGTGCCCCTCGCGGCCGCGCTGTACCTCACGGTCACCGTCATCTGGACCCTCGTGCAGCGGGTGCTGCTGCGACGCCGATACCCGCTGCCCATGCCGGCATCGGTCGTCGCCTGA
- a CDS encoding TIGR03364 family FAD-dependent oxidoreductase, with translation MTRAALTDTADVVVVGSGIIGLGAAFAAARRGLSVIVVDRADAPAGATIRNFGHLCIGAQAGEARRYADASRELWLRLSRDAGFWLRESGTLVAARHADEIAVLERAAADGGIRMLETDELRRLAPLRAERLVGGAHIEPDLQTDPRAAAAAIVRHLTTLGVDVRFRTAVTSVAGGRVETSRGSLTAGTVVVAVNHDIDQLLPEIAETAGVIRCALDMMRAAVSMPRPLSAPVLTGWSLVRYGRFADGDAATALRERLHGERPDLAALDLNQMYTQLPDGTLIIGDSHSSAVSPSPFQPEAAFAAFLAEAEALFEMPTPRVLERWQGVYATAAQDFLVRTPDERTLVLAATTGIGMTTGLGLAEENLTAAFGWAPALEGTP, from the coding sequence ATGACCCGCGCCGCACTCACCGATACGGCGGATGTCGTCGTCGTCGGCTCCGGCATCATCGGTCTCGGCGCAGCCTTCGCGGCCGCGCGACGAGGGCTGAGCGTCATCGTCGTCGACAGAGCGGATGCTCCGGCCGGGGCGACGATCCGCAACTTCGGCCACCTCTGCATCGGCGCGCAGGCGGGGGAGGCGCGGCGCTACGCGGACGCGTCCCGCGAGCTGTGGTTGCGCCTGTCGCGCGATGCCGGCTTCTGGCTGCGCGAATCCGGCACCCTGGTCGCAGCCCGTCACGCAGACGAGATCGCGGTGCTCGAACGGGCGGCGGCAGACGGCGGCATCCGCATGCTCGAGACCGACGAGCTGCGGCGACTCGCGCCGCTGCGCGCAGAGCGTCTCGTCGGCGGCGCGCACATCGAACCCGATCTGCAGACCGATCCGCGTGCCGCGGCCGCGGCCATCGTCCGCCATCTGACGACGCTCGGCGTCGACGTCCGGTTCCGCACCGCGGTGACCTCCGTGGCGGGCGGACGCGTCGAGACGAGCAGAGGATCGCTCACCGCCGGCACGGTGGTGGTGGCGGTGAACCACGACATCGACCAGCTGCTGCCCGAGATCGCGGAGACGGCCGGCGTGATCCGCTGTGCGCTCGACATGATGCGCGCGGCCGTCTCGATGCCGCGTCCGCTCTCGGCCCCGGTGCTCACGGGCTGGTCGCTCGTGCGGTACGGGCGCTTTGCCGACGGCGACGCGGCGACCGCCCTGCGGGAGCGCCTGCACGGGGAGCGACCCGACCTCGCCGCTCTCGACCTGAATCAGATGTACACGCAGCTGCCGGACGGCACGCTCATCATCGGCGACTCGCACAGCTCGGCCGTCTCGCCGTCGCCGTTCCAGCCCGAGGCCGCCTTCGCCGCGTTCCTCGCCGAGGCGGAGGCGCTGTTCGAGATGCCGACGCCGCGGGTGCTCGAGCGGTGGCAGGGCGTCTACGCCACGGCGGCGCAGGACTTCCTGGTCCGGACACCGGACGAGCGGACGCTGGTGCTCGCCGCGACCACCGGCATCGGAATGACCACGGGGCTGGGGCTCGCCGAAGAGAATCTCACCGCCGCCTTCGGGTGGGCACCCGCACTGGAAGGAACACCATGA
- a CDS encoding HAD family hydrolase: MTISSDSSLHPEAPPTASRLTAAPIELVVLDMAGTTVVDDGVVETAFRRAAESTGVADRMPWDDALAHVRATMGQSKIDVFTHLAGGDRAAAERATAAFEAAYAEIVAEQGVSEIPGAAEAIQDLKDAGLTVVLTTGFAPVTRDALIEGLGWRDLVDLALSPIDAGRGRPAPDLVLTAAIRSQVSSMSAVAVAGDTVSDVESGRRAGAGFVAGVLTGAHDLRTLTGAGADAVLADVTGLRGALAERGLLALARTA; encoded by the coding sequence ATGACCATCTCGTCCGACTCCTCGCTGCACCCGGAGGCTCCGCCCACCGCGTCCCGCCTGACCGCCGCGCCCATAGAACTCGTGGTGCTCGACATGGCCGGCACCACGGTCGTCGACGATGGCGTGGTCGAGACCGCGTTCCGGCGTGCGGCCGAGAGCACGGGTGTCGCCGACCGGATGCCGTGGGACGACGCTCTCGCCCATGTGCGCGCGACGATGGGCCAGTCCAAGATCGATGTCTTCACGCATCTCGCCGGCGGCGACCGCGCGGCTGCCGAGCGCGCCACCGCGGCGTTCGAGGCGGCGTACGCCGAGATCGTCGCCGAGCAGGGGGTCTCGGAGATCCCCGGGGCGGCGGAGGCGATCCAGGATCTGAAGGATGCCGGTCTGACCGTCGTGCTGACCACGGGGTTCGCGCCGGTGACCAGGGACGCCCTGATCGAGGGCCTGGGATGGCGCGACCTGGTCGACCTGGCGCTGTCGCCGATCGACGCGGGGCGAGGTCGCCCCGCTCCGGACCTCGTGCTCACGGCGGCGATCCGCTCGCAGGTCTCATCGATGTCGGCCGTCGCCGTGGCGGGTGACACCGTGAGCGACGTCGAGTCCGGGCGTCGGGCCGGTGCGGGATTCGTCGCCGGAGTGCTCACCGGAGCGCACGACCTGCGCACCCTCACCGGCGCCGGAGCCGATGCCGTGCTCGCCGATGTCACCGGACTCCGCGGCGCGCTCGCCGAGCGAGGGCTGCTCGCTCTCGCCCGCACCGCCTGA
- a CDS encoding EamA family transporter — protein MQQSASSRPLVGVVLVVCSCLSLPFGAAVAAQLFPVLGPWGVTSLRVAIAAVLLLVIVRPRPVRWNRTQWIAAALFGLSLAGMNGFFYAAIDLIPLGPAVAIEFLGPLVLAAVLTRRLGDAAWVALALLGIVLLGIDGLVGSEPLDPLGLLFILIAAAFWAMYIRMSARVGTLIPGSGGLAVGLAVAAVLLIPVGVPAAVTVAGDMQLLLLAAITAVLSSVIPYSFELAALRRLPQRVFGVLLSLEPAFATLAGWLILGQNATPLRMLAIALVIVASVGTTLGVHSGRRRADADARRDGADPDGGPAPDVGPDSDETGPFTAPIPLPG, from the coding sequence GTGCAGCAGTCCGCGTCATCCCGTCCGCTCGTGGGCGTGGTGCTCGTCGTCTGCTCGTGTCTCTCCCTCCCCTTCGGGGCGGCGGTCGCTGCACAGCTGTTCCCGGTGCTCGGCCCCTGGGGCGTCACCTCGTTGCGCGTCGCCATCGCAGCGGTGCTGCTGCTGGTCATCGTGCGACCTCGACCCGTGCGGTGGAACCGCACCCAGTGGATCGCGGCCGCCCTGTTCGGGCTGTCGCTGGCGGGCATGAACGGCTTCTTCTACGCCGCGATCGATCTCATCCCCCTCGGTCCGGCGGTCGCGATCGAGTTCCTCGGGCCTCTGGTCCTCGCGGCCGTGCTCACCCGGCGCCTCGGCGATGCCGCGTGGGTCGCGCTCGCGCTCCTCGGGATCGTGCTGCTGGGCATCGACGGCCTGGTGGGGTCCGAACCGCTGGATCCGCTCGGGCTCCTCTTCATCCTGATCGCCGCCGCGTTCTGGGCGATGTACATCCGCATGAGCGCCCGCGTCGGCACCCTCATCCCCGGAAGCGGCGGCCTCGCGGTGGGTCTCGCCGTTGCGGCCGTGCTGCTGATCCCGGTCGGCGTGCCCGCCGCGGTCACGGTCGCCGGCGACATGCAGCTGCTGCTGCTCGCCGCGATCACCGCCGTGCTGTCGTCGGTCATCCCGTACAGCTTCGAGCTCGCGGCGCTGCGACGTCTGCCGCAGCGCGTGTTCGGCGTGCTGCTGAGCCTCGAGCCCGCCTTCGCGACGCTGGCGGGGTGGCTGATCCTCGGGCAGAACGCCACCCCGCTTCGGATGCTGGCGATCGCGCTCGTCATCGTCGCCAGCGTCGGCACCACGTTGGGCGTGCACAGCGGACGGCGCCGAGCGGATGCCGACGCGCGCCGTGACGGCGCGGATCCCGACGGCGGCCCGGCCCCCGACGTCGGTCCGGATTCCGACGAGACGGGGCCGTTCACCGCGCCGATCCCTCTTCCCGGCTGA
- a CDS encoding FHA domain-containing protein, with protein MNARHIDDRPDEGYTPTTTHAEFGEGNPRLRVSRDDLRSEFALDVDVVRIGSSPDNELTLDGSDAVHATITHDDRDEYVLEMHGDGEMNTNPAADATHPGERMQTLRTGARFTVGDWELVYARDEFADHGRPYGGRLGGEYSDQPLQPERPDYSDEATVESDAPTHADSAEEQ; from the coding sequence ATGAACGCTCGACACATCGACGACCGGCCCGACGAGGGATACACCCCCACGACCACTCACGCCGAGTTCGGTGAGGGCAACCCACGCCTTCGCGTCTCGCGCGACGATCTCCGTTCGGAGTTCGCGCTCGACGTCGACGTGGTGCGGATCGGCTCCTCGCCCGACAACGAGCTCACTCTCGACGGATCCGACGCGGTGCACGCGACGATCACGCATGACGACCGCGACGAGTACGTCCTCGAGATGCACGGCGACGGCGAGATGAACACCAACCCCGCCGCCGACGCGACGCACCCCGGCGAGCGCATGCAGACCCTGCGCACCGGCGCCCGCTTCACGGTCGGCGACTGGGAGCTCGTGTACGCGCGTGACGAGTTCGCCGACCACGGCCGCCCCTACGGCGGACGCCTGGGTGGCGAGTACTCCGACCAGCCCCTGCAGCCCGAGCGCCCGGACTACTCCGACGAGGCCACGGTCGAGTCCGACGCTCCCACGCACGCGGACTCCGCCGAAGAGCAGTGA
- a CDS encoding alcohol dehydrogenase catalytic domain-containing protein has product MGTLLTRPPGNRRDVTLRPAATAMVWIGEGHPHEMIAVPGVALGEKDVLVAVEMSTICGSDVHTVQGHRSAPTPLVLGHESVGRIIAIGDAGATAVDGAALRIGDRVVWSVTVSCGACDRCVRGLPQKCRTLGKYGHDRIGVHGDLSGGFGTHVQVREGSAIVRVPESLPAAVLAPASCATATAWAAVARAARDHDLEGAAVRIHGAGLVGLSAAAIAADRGAIVEVLDPAPSRLALASRFGAGTLDRDPDVVIEASGHAVAEALVGVATGGTVVLVGSVFPADPVALDAESIVRRLVTVTGVHNYTGTELAEAVVFLAGRGRAYPFADAVGDVRQLAAVDEAIAAASAPGAPLRVGLVPRL; this is encoded by the coding sequence ATGGGCACTCTGCTGACCCGACCGCCCGGCAACCGTCGAGACGTCACGCTGCGCCCCGCGGCCACCGCCATGGTGTGGATCGGCGAGGGGCATCCGCACGAGATGATCGCGGTGCCGGGGGTGGCGCTCGGTGAGAAGGACGTGCTGGTCGCGGTCGAGATGTCGACGATCTGCGGTTCCGACGTGCACACCGTGCAGGGCCACCGCTCCGCCCCGACGCCGCTGGTGCTCGGCCACGAGAGCGTCGGGCGGATCATCGCGATCGGTGACGCCGGCGCGACCGCGGTCGACGGCGCGGCGCTGCGCATCGGCGACCGCGTGGTCTGGTCGGTGACGGTCTCGTGCGGCGCCTGCGACCGGTGCGTGCGGGGTCTGCCCCAGAAGTGCCGCACGCTGGGCAAGTACGGCCATGACCGCATCGGGGTGCACGGCGATCTCTCCGGTGGCTTCGGCACGCACGTGCAGGTGCGCGAGGGCTCGGCGATCGTCCGCGTGCCCGAGTCTCTGCCGGCTGCCGTGCTCGCTCCGGCCTCGTGTGCGACTGCCACCGCCTGGGCCGCTGTGGCACGGGCCGCGCGCGATCACGATCTCGAGGGCGCCGCCGTGCGGATCCACGGAGCAGGGCTCGTCGGCCTCTCGGCCGCCGCGATCGCCGCCGACCGAGGCGCGATCGTCGAGGTCCTCGACCCTGCGCCCTCGCGCCTCGCGCTCGCCTCACGCTTCGGGGCGGGGACGCTCGATCGGGATCCGGATGTCGTGATCGAGGCCTCGGGGCACGCCGTCGCGGAGGCTCTCGTCGGCGTCGCCACCGGCGGGACGGTGGTGCTGGTCGGCAGCGTGTTCCCCGCCGACCCGGTGGCGCTGGATGCCGAGAGCATCGTCCGCCGGCTGGTGACGGTCACCGGCGTGCACAACTACACCGGGACGGAGCTCGCCGAGGCCGTCGTGTTCCTGGCCGGTCGCGGGCGCGCATACCCGTTCGCCGACGCGGTCGGCGACGTGCGGCAGCTGGCCGCGGTCGACGAGGCCATCGCGGCGGCATCCGCGCCGGGTGCGCCCCTGCGCGTCGGTCTGGTGCCACGGCTCTGA
- a CDS encoding CinA family protein encodes MTTENSPLDRLSSLDRLSQVAAERGLRICVVESLTSGRLSSTVGAGADAGDWFAGGLVAYLTDVKERMLGVTPGTDPCSAECAEQLAANGRQLFDADLCVSTTGVGGPDAEGGHDPGTVFLGWATDHGVGHRMLALTGDPAEILDATVDAAARLLAFHAEGLHSAGPRRSGSPELPTG; translated from the coding sequence GTGACGACGGAGAACTCTCCCCTCGACCGACTCAGCTCGCTCGACCGACTCAGCCAGGTCGCCGCGGAACGCGGGCTGCGGATCTGCGTGGTCGAATCGCTGACATCGGGGCGCCTGTCGAGCACGGTCGGGGCGGGTGCCGATGCCGGCGACTGGTTCGCCGGCGGCCTCGTCGCCTACCTCACCGACGTCAAGGAGCGCATGCTCGGGGTCACCCCGGGAACGGATCCCTGCTCGGCGGAGTGCGCGGAGCAGCTCGCGGCGAACGGGCGGCAGCTGTTCGACGCCGACCTCTGCGTGTCGACGACGGGTGTCGGCGGACCCGATGCCGAGGGCGGTCACGATCCGGGAACGGTGTTCCTCGGGTGGGCCACCGACCACGGCGTGGGGCATCGGATGCTCGCGCTCACCGGCGACCCGGCCGAGATCCTCGACGCGACCGTCGACGCGGCGGCACGGCTGCTCGCGTTCCACGCCGAGGGTCTGCACTCGGCGGGCCCGCGGCGCAGCGGATCGCCTGAGCTGCCCACGGGCTGA